GAGACCGGCCGCCAGGCCCGACAGCCGGCCCAGCAGCGGCCGGAGGAGCATCGCCCCGACGTAGTCGCTCGCGATGACCGTGAACCTCCGGGTGTCGCTCGCCGGATCGAAGACCGGCGGCCGGACGATCGTCTGCTCGATCGTCGCCAGGACCTCACGCACGGGCTCGATGAGCGACTCGGCGCGCGGAGTCAGTTCCAGGTAGCGGCCGTGTTTGGTGAGCAACTCGTCGCCAAGGACCTTGCGCAGCCGGGCTAGCGCGGTGCTGGTGGCCGGCTGGGACATGTGCAGGCGCTCGGCGGCACGCGTGACGTTCTTCTCCCGCAGCAATGCGTCGAGCACGACCAACAGATTGAGGTCGACCTGTCCGAGCTTCATTGCTCTCCTCACGATCCGGTCGGCCTCTGACGTTACCCACCCGAGCCCGAGGCCCAGCCATGCCGGTGGCGAATTGGAGCGATAGCAACCATGCATTTCCGCCCGGCAGCGTGGATTCCTAGCGTCGTCGACAACAGGAAAACCGCCCGACATCGGAGAGACACCATGGGCAGCCTGATCGCGAAACTCGGTTACGTCGGCGTCCAGACCCCCCGCTACGAGGAGTTCCGTACCTGGGGACCCGAGGTGCTGGGCTGCATGCTCGGCCCGGACGGGGAGGACGGCGCCGTCCGCCTGAAGATCGACGACGCCGACTACCGGCTGTCGTTCCACCCCGGTGAGGAGTACCGCACCGCGTACGCCGGCTGGGAGGTGCTCAACCACCGGGACCTGGACGCGGCGATCAAGCGCCTAGAGGACAACGGCGCCAAGCCTCGCTACGCCGACGAGGCCACCACCGCGGCGCGTGGCGTCCAGCGGCTCGTGCAGTTCGAGGACCCGTTCGGCCTGCCCCTGGAGCTGTTCTGCTACCAGGAGGCCAACTACCACTACTGGCACCCGCCGCGTCCGCACGCCGGCTTCGTGACCAAGGAGCAGGGCCTCGGGCACGTCGTCTTCGCGGTCCCGGACGCGCGCAAGGCGGTCGACTTCTACATCGACGCGATGGGCTTCATCCCCAGCGAGGTGCTGACGATGAACGAGCCGCTCGGTGAGATGTGGTTCCTCCGCGTCAACCCGCGCCACCACAGCGTCGCGTTCCTCGAGGTCCCGAACTCGATCGGCCTGCACCACGTCTACCTCGAGTCGGTCGACCTCGACGACGTCGGCTACTCCTACTTCGACGTGCTCGGCGGCGACGCCAACCCCGACCTGCAGATGGCGTTCGGCCGACACATCGGCGACCAGGTCATCTCGTACTACGTCCACACCCCCGGCGGCTTCATGATCGAGTACGGCTGGGGTGGCCTGGCGATCGACGAGATGGACAAGCGTTCGCCCAACAACCTCAACTTCCGCAACGGCAAGCGGCAGGAGATGTGGGGCCACAAGTTCCGCTTCCAGCCCAACGAGGCCGTCCACCCGTATCAGGCCTGATCACCGCCTTCAACCGGACAAAGGAGTCCTGTCATGCCCGCGGTGAACAACGTCCTGGTCGTGGGCGGCGGGGCTGCCGGAGCCGCCGCCGCCATCCTGCTCGCGGACGCCGGCGTGGCCGTCGACCTCGTCGAGGTCATGCCCGCTGTGACCGCCCTGGGGTCCGGCATCACGCTGCAGGGCAACGCGCTGCGCGTGCTCCGGCAGCTCGGTGTGCTCGACGACTGCCTCGCGCTCGGCTACCCGTTCTCGAAGCTGGTCATCCGCGCTCCGGACCCGGCTGCCACGGTGGTCGCCGAGGTCGACGACCTCCCGTTCGGCGGTCCCGACCTGCCGTCGACCATGGGTATGTACCGGCCGGACCTCGCGCGGATCCTGATGGCCCGCGTTGATCGGGCCGGCGCCAAGGTTCGGTTCTCGACCACCGTCGAGACCTTCCAGCAGGACGACCACGGCGTGGACGTCCGGTTCTCCGACGGCACGTCCGGACGCTACGACCTGGTCGTGGGCGCCGACGGGGTGCGGTCGGCCACTCGCCAGGCGTTGGGGATTCAGCTGGAGACCCGGTCCGTGGGGCTGGGTGCCTGGCGCATGTTCGGTCCGCGTCCGGCGGAGATCACCGCGTTCAACGTCATCTTCGGCGGTCCCTCGCACATGGTGAGCGTCTGCCCGACCTCAGAGGACACCGCGTACTGGTCGCTCCTGGAGGACGCCCAGGACCGCAGCCGGCAGAGCCCGGACGAACGGTTGGCGACGTTCCGGGACCTGACCCGGGGCTACCACGGCCCGTGGGACGAGGTCCGGGACGCGTTCACCGACCCCGCGAAGCTGCACTACACGTGGTTCGAGGCCCACCTGCTCGACGCGCCGTGGCACCGCGGCCGGATCGGGCTCATCGGCGACGCCACCCACGTCTGCCCGCCGACCATCGCGCAGGGCGCGGCGATGGGTCTGGAGGACGCCTCCGTCCTCGCGGAGCTGCTCACGACGTCCGACCGGGTCGACGAGACGCTCTGGGACGCGTTCATGGCGCGCCGCCACGACCGCGTGAAGACCGTGGTGGACGCCTCGGTGCAGATCGCGCAGTGGAACCTCGACCACGTCCAGGGCGACGTCCCCGCGGTGACCCGCCGGGTCGCCGCCGTCGTCAGCCAACCGGCCTGAAGGAGTTCACCCATGACCCGAGTGCTGGTGACCGACGTCGCCTGGCCCACCACCGACGTTGAGCGGTCGGTGCTCGCCGCCGCCGGGGCGGAGATGGTGCTGGCCTCACCGGGCGAGTCCTTGGTCGAGTTGGCTCGGGACGCGGACGCGATCCTGACGTGTTTCGCCAAGGTGCCCGCCGAGGTGCTGGACGCCGCGACCCGCTGCCGGACGGTGGCGCGGTACGGCGTCGGGGTCGACAACATCGACGTCGACCACGCCACCCGGCTCGGCATGGTCGTCAGCAACGTGCCTGTCTACTGCGTCGACGAGGTGGCCGACTCGGCGCTGCTGGGCATCCTCGCGCTGGCGCGGCGCCTGCTACCCCTCACCCGGGACGTCGCCGCCGGGCGGTGGGGGCGGGACGTGCCCGGAGCCGGCACCCGGCTCCGCGGCAAGGTGCTGGGCCTGGTCGGCGTCGGGACGATCGGCAGCGCGCTGGCCGTGCGTGCGCAGGCCCTGGGTCTGGACGTCGTCGCGTTCGACCGGCGACCGGTCCCCGGCGTGCGCCGGGCGGCGTCGCTGGAGGAGCTGCTCGCCGAGGCCGACGTGGTGTCGCTGCACGTGCCGCTCACCGAGAGCACCCGGCACCTGATCGGCGCCGCCGAGCTCGCGGCGATGAAGCCGACGGCGTGGGTGGTGAACACCGCCCGCGGGCCCCTGGTGGACAACGCGGCTCTTCTCGACGCGTTGGAGCGCGGGGAGATCGCCGGTGCGGCGCTCGACGTCACGGACCCGGAGCCGCTACCGGCCGACCATCCGTTCCGCACCCGCGACGACGTCGTCCTCACCCCGCACACCGCGTTCTCCTCGGACGGCTCGCTGGCCGAGCTCGCCCGCAAGGCCGCGACGAACGTCGTCGACGTGCTCGAAGGGCGGGTTCCGGCGACCGTCGTCAACCCGGCGGTGCTGGACAGCCCGGTGCTGCGGCTGCCGCGATGACCGCACTCGTTGATCACCTGGTGCGGCGCGGGCTGACGTCCTCGTCCGACGTCCGCGTGAAGTCATTGACCGGAGGCGTCTCCAACGACGTCGTCGCGGTCACCGCGCCGGGTCTCGACGCGGTCGTGAAGCGGGCCCTCGGCCGGCTGCGGGTCGCCGAGGAGTGGCTGGCCGACCCCGCCCGCCTGGACACCGAGGGCCGTGCGCTGCGTCTCGCCGGTCGGCTGCTGCCCGGGGCGGTGCCGCAGGTCTACGACCTGGCCGACGGCTACCTGGTGATCGAACGCGCACCGGAGAGCTGGCGGACCTGGAAAGAGGACCTGCTGGCCGGTGCCGTCGACGTCGAGGTGGCCGCCCGGCTGGGGCGTGCCCTCGGGGGGTGGCAACGCGGCACGGCAGGCGACGCCGCCGTGGCCCGCGAGTTCGGCGACCGGACCGCGTTCGGCCAGCTGCGCGTCGACCCGTTCCACCGGACGGTGGCTCAGCGCCACCCGGATCTGGCCGACGTCGTGAACCACACGATCGCGGTGATGGAGGACTCGGCGTCCTGCCTCGCGCACGGCGACTACACCCCGAAGAACGTTCTGATCGACCCGGACGGAGACGGTGTCTGGGTCATCGATTGGGAGGTCGCCCACTACGGCGATCCGACGTTCGACCCCGCGTGGACGATCGGCCATCTGCTGCTCAAGACCGTGCACCGGCCCTCCGCGGACTATGCCGCGGCGGGCGGCGCGTTCCTCGAAGCCTGGGCCGCCGACCACGACTCGGCCCAGCTGATCCGGCAGACGGGCTGCCTGCTGCTCGCCCGCGTCGACGGCAAGAGCCCGGCCGACTACCTCACCGACGCGGAGCGCCATCGCACCCGCGCTCTGGCCCGCCGGCTGCTGACCGACCCACCCCCGCACGTGCTCGACGCCTGGGAGCTACTCGCATGAGCGACACCACGATCACCGGCCTGTTCGCCTGGGAGGCGCTGGACTCCCGCGGCAAGCCCACCGTCGGCTGCGAAGTGCGCCTCGACGGTGGAGCAACCGGCCGCGCCACCGTCCCGTCCGGCGCCTCCACCGGACGCCACGAGGCGCGGGAGCTGCGCGACGGCGAGGAACGCTACGGCGGCAACGGCGTGCGGAAAGCCGTGGCGAACGTGACCGGCGAGATCGCGGACGCGGTTCGCGGCCAGGACGTCGCCGACCTGGACGTGAGCCTCCGCACCCTGGACGGCACCGCCGACCTGGGCCGGCTCGGCGCGAACGCCGTCCTCGCGGTCTCGGTCGCGGCGGCGGTGGCCGGAGCGGCCGCCCGCGGTCTCCCGCTCCACCGCGCGGTCGCCGACGAGGGCGCCGCTCCCCTGCTGCCCCTTCCGATGGTCAACATCATCTCCGGCGGCGCGCACTCCGGCCGCTCGATCGACGTCCAGGACTTCCTCGCGGTGCCGGTCGGTGCGGAGACGTTCGCCGAGGCGATCGAATGGTCGTCGCGCGTCCGGGCCGGTGCGGCGTCGGAACTCGAGCACCGGGGCTTCCCCGTGGCGCTGGTCGCCGACGAGGGCGGCCTCGGACCGCTGCTCCCCACGAACCGCGCGGCGCTCGACGTCCTCGTCGCCGGCATCGAACGAGCCGGACTCCGGCCCGGCGACGACATCGGGATCGCGATCGACGTCGCCGCGACGCAATTCGCCCGCGCCGACGGCCGCTACGTGCTCGCCGCCGAGAACCGCGAACTAACCGCCGACGGTCTGATCGACGAGCTGGCCGACTGGTGCGCGTCCTACCCGATCGTCTCGCTGGAGGACGCACTCGCCGAGGACGACTGGGACGGGTGGCGCACCGCCACCGAGCGGCTGGCCGGGCGGCAGCTCCTCGGCGACGACCTCTTCGTCACCAACCCCGACCGGCTCGACCGCGGCATCCGGGAGCACGTCGCGAACGCCGTCCTGGTCAAGCCGAACCAGATCGGCACCCTCGACACCGCCCGCGCGGTCGTCCGCCGCGCGCACGCCGCCGGCTACACCACCGTCCTCTCCGCCCGCTCCGGCGAGACCGAGGACGACTGGCTCGCCGACCTCGCCGTCGGGTGGCGCACCGGCCAGATCAAGGTCGGCTCCACCACCCGCTCCGAGCGCACCGCGAAGTGGAACCGCCTGCTGCGCCTGGAGGTCGAGCTGGGTTCCCGCGCCGAGTACGCGGGCCGTACTGCTCTCGGAGGTGCACGATGACCAGGTCCGTGAACGGCTGGGCCCTTGGCCGGTTCGACGACGGAGTGAGCGAGTTCGCCGCGCTGGTCGTCGGTGACCGTGCGATCCGGCTGCAGGACGACGGCCTGACGAAGGGCCCGGCCACGATTCGCGCGCTGCTGGACGACTGGGCGTGGACCCACCCTCGGCTGGCGGACCTCGCCGCGTCCGGGGCCGACGGCATCCCCCTGGCCGGCCTCC
This is a stretch of genomic DNA from Cryptosporangium aurantiacum. It encodes these proteins:
- a CDS encoding VOC family protein — protein: MGSLIAKLGYVGVQTPRYEEFRTWGPEVLGCMLGPDGEDGAVRLKIDDADYRLSFHPGEEYRTAYAGWEVLNHRDLDAAIKRLEDNGAKPRYADEATTAARGVQRLVQFEDPFGLPLELFCYQEANYHYWHPPRPHAGFVTKEQGLGHVVFAVPDARKAVDFYIDAMGFIPSEVLTMNEPLGEMWFLRVNPRHHSVAFLEVPNSIGLHHVYLESVDLDDVGYSYFDVLGGDANPDLQMAFGRHIGDQVISYYVHTPGGFMIEYGWGGLAIDEMDKRSPNNLNFRNGKRQEMWGHKFRFQPNEAVHPYQA
- a CDS encoding FAD-dependent monooxygenase; translated protein: MPAVNNVLVVGGGAAGAAAAILLADAGVAVDLVEVMPAVTALGSGITLQGNALRVLRQLGVLDDCLALGYPFSKLVIRAPDPAATVVAEVDDLPFGGPDLPSTMGMYRPDLARILMARVDRAGAKVRFSTTVETFQQDDHGVDVRFSDGTSGRYDLVVGADGVRSATRQALGIQLETRSVGLGAWRMFGPRPAEITAFNVIFGGPSHMVSVCPTSEDTAYWSLLEDAQDRSRQSPDERLATFRDLTRGYHGPWDEVRDAFTDPAKLHYTWFEAHLLDAPWHRGRIGLIGDATHVCPPTIAQGAAMGLEDASVLAELLTTSDRVDETLWDAFMARRHDRVKTVVDASVQIAQWNLDHVQGDVPAVTRRVAAVVSQPA
- a CDS encoding C-terminal binding protein, producing MTRVLVTDVAWPTTDVERSVLAAAGAEMVLASPGESLVELARDADAILTCFAKVPAEVLDAATRCRTVARYGVGVDNIDVDHATRLGMVVSNVPVYCVDEVADSALLGILALARRLLPLTRDVAAGRWGRDVPGAGTRLRGKVLGLVGVGTIGSALAVRAQALGLDVVAFDRRPVPGVRRAASLEELLAEADVVSLHVPLTESTRHLIGAAELAAMKPTAWVVNTARGPLVDNAALLDALERGEIAGAALDVTDPEPLPADHPFRTRDDVVLTPHTAFSSDGSLAELARKAATNVVDVLEGRVPATVVNPAVLDSPVLRLPR
- a CDS encoding phosphotransferase family protein, whose product is MTALVDHLVRRGLTSSSDVRVKSLTGGVSNDVVAVTAPGLDAVVKRALGRLRVAEEWLADPARLDTEGRALRLAGRLLPGAVPQVYDLADGYLVIERAPESWRTWKEDLLAGAVDVEVAARLGRALGGWQRGTAGDAAVAREFGDRTAFGQLRVDPFHRTVAQRHPDLADVVNHTIAVMEDSASCLAHGDYTPKNVLIDPDGDGVWVIDWEVAHYGDPTFDPAWTIGHLLLKTVHRPSADYAAAGGAFLEAWAADHDSAQLIRQTGCLLLARVDGKSPADYLTDAERHRTRALARRLLTDPPPHVLDAWELLA
- the eno gene encoding phosphopyruvate hydratase, with protein sequence MSDTTITGLFAWEALDSRGKPTVGCEVRLDGGATGRATVPSGASTGRHEARELRDGEERYGGNGVRKAVANVTGEIADAVRGQDVADLDVSLRTLDGTADLGRLGANAVLAVSVAAAVAGAAARGLPLHRAVADEGAAPLLPLPMVNIISGGAHSGRSIDVQDFLAVPVGAETFAEAIEWSSRVRAGAASELEHRGFPVALVADEGGLGPLLPTNRAALDVLVAGIERAGLRPGDDIGIAIDVAATQFARADGRYVLAAENRELTADGLIDELADWCASYPIVSLEDALAEDDWDGWRTATERLAGRQLLGDDLFVTNPDRLDRGIREHVANAVLVKPNQIGTLDTARAVVRRAHAAGYTTVLSARSGETEDDWLADLAVGWRTGQIKVGSTTRSERTAKWNRLLRLEVELGSRAEYAGRTALGGAR